In Flavobacterium gelatinilyticum, a genomic segment contains:
- a CDS encoding DMT family transporter, whose translation MKNFLFLFLAIIFEIIATSALKKSEEFTKLLPSIITVIGYCGAFYFLSFAIRTIPVGFAYAIWSGVGIVLITIIGAVFFKEIPDLPAIIGLALIVIGVIVINVFSKTVAH comes from the coding sequence ATGAAGAATTTTCTATTTTTATTCCTTGCCATAATTTTCGAAATCATTGCTACTTCGGCATTAAAAAAGTCCGAAGAATTTACCAAATTACTGCCAAGCATTATTACCGTTATTGGTTATTGCGGTGCATTTTATTTTTTAAGTTTTGCTATCAGAACCATTCCGGTTGGTTTTGCTTATGCGATTTGGTCTGGAGTCGGTATTGTTTTAATCACAATTATTGGCGCTGTTTTCTTCAAAGAAATTCCAGATTTACCAGCAATTATTGGTCTTGCATTGATTGTAATTGGCGTGATTGTGATTAATGTTTTTTCTAAAACAGTAGCACATTGA
- a CDS encoding GNAT family N-acetyltransferase, producing MIFKKATLSELEEMQKLFVETIQSVCKNDYNSEQIEAWISGVKNKERWIEIIEKQFVLLAIINNQIVGFGTLKDKNYIDLFYIHKDFQRQGIADKILNELELEAKKYNSKIITSDISITAKSYFEKKGFIVKAEQKNMRMNVELINYRMEKELL from the coding sequence ATGATTTTCAAAAAAGCAACACTTTCAGAGCTAGAAGAAATGCAAAAATTATTTGTAGAAACCATTCAATCGGTTTGCAAAAACGATTACAATTCAGAACAAATTGAAGCTTGGATTTCTGGCGTAAAAAACAAAGAACGCTGGATTGAAATAATTGAAAAACAATTTGTTTTATTAGCCATTATCAACAACCAAATTGTCGGATTCGGAACTTTAAAAGACAAAAATTATATTGATTTATTTTACATTCATAAAGATTTTCAAAGACAAGGAATTGCAGATAAAATTCTAAACGAATTAGAACTCGAAGCAAAAAAATATAATTCAAAAATCATCACTTCTGACATTAGCATTACAGCAAAATCTTATTTCGAAAAGAAAGGTTTTATCGTCAAAGCAGAACAAAAAAACATGCGTATGAATGTTGAATTGATTAACTATAGAATGGAAAAGGAACTTTTGTAG
- a CDS encoding bifunctional helix-turn-helix domain-containing protein/methylated-DNA--[protein]-cysteine S-methyltransferase, with translation MNTQETINYNRIAEAIDYIKANFKEQPNLDEVAEKVHLSPFHFQRLFSEWAGTSPKKFLQYTSIEHAKKLLKENQSTISETAFETGLSGTSRLHDLFVNIEGMTPAEYKNGGKNLSINYSFAESPFGNIIVASTQKGVCFMAFAEDETTGFTALQDKFPNAQFSKKLDLSQQNALFIFQNDWSKLSEIKLHLKGTDFQLKVWETLLKIPMGQLSTYGSIAHQIQKPNASRAVGTAIGSNPVAFLIPCHRVIQSSGTFGGYMWGNTRKTAIIGWEGAQVNAEF, from the coding sequence ATGAATACACAGGAAACCATCAATTATAATCGTATCGCCGAAGCTATAGATTATATCAAAGCTAATTTTAAAGAGCAACCCAATCTCGATGAGGTTGCAGAAAAAGTACATTTGAGCCCGTTTCACTTTCAGAGACTTTTCAGCGAATGGGCAGGAACGAGCCCAAAGAAGTTTTTGCAATATACCAGTATCGAACACGCTAAAAAACTGCTCAAAGAAAATCAGTCAACTATTTCTGAAACAGCTTTCGAAACCGGACTTTCGGGCACAAGCCGTTTACATGATTTATTTGTAAATATAGAAGGAATGACACCGGCGGAATATAAAAACGGCGGAAAAAATCTCTCCATCAATTACAGTTTTGCCGAAAGTCCATTTGGGAATATTATTGTGGCTTCAACACAAAAAGGTGTTTGTTTTATGGCTTTCGCCGAAGATGAAACAACCGGATTTACAGCATTGCAGGATAAATTTCCAAATGCTCAGTTTTCTAAAAAACTGGATTTATCACAGCAAAATGCGTTGTTTATTTTTCAGAACGACTGGAGTAAATTATCAGAAATAAAACTGCATTTAAAAGGAACCGATTTTCAATTAAAGGTATGGGAAACTTTATTGAAAATCCCAATGGGACAGCTTTCTACTTATGGTTCTATTGCGCATCAAATTCAAAAACCAAATGCATCACGTGCCGTTGGAACAGCGATTGGAAGTAATCCTGTTGCATTTTTAATTCCGTGTCATCGTGTTATACAATCCTCTGGAACGTTTGGCGGATATATGTGGGGAAATACAAGAAAAACTGCCATTATTGGCTGGGAAGGTGCGCAGGTAAACGCTGAATTTTAA
- a CDS encoding SDR family oxidoreductase has translation MEKLKNKTAFITGGTNGMGFSTAQEFINNGAKVIITGRTEKSVNKAVETLGKNAVGIVSNAGQLTDIFELQNQIKKHADKIDVLFVNAGYGKFNSIENVTIEEFNEVFDILVKGTFFAVQQVLPLMPQGSSIILNTTFLTDIGHPNMSIYTAAKASVQSFIKTFAAECTSKKIRVNGISPGYISTNIFNNTGMDQESIKNTIDAVTPTLPFKRFGEASEIAKTALFLASDDASYIHGIELRVDGGLSNTKS, from the coding sequence ATGGAAAAACTAAAAAACAAAACGGCTTTCATTACTGGCGGTACTAACGGAATGGGATTTTCAACGGCACAGGAATTCATCAATAATGGCGCAAAAGTAATTATAACCGGACGCACTGAAAAAAGCGTAAATAAAGCGGTTGAAACATTAGGTAAAAATGCTGTTGGGATCGTCTCTAACGCAGGGCAATTGACTGATATTTTCGAATTACAAAATCAGATAAAAAAACATGCTGATAAAATAGATGTCTTGTTTGTGAATGCCGGATATGGTAAATTCAATTCTATTGAAAATGTAACTATCGAAGAATTTAACGAGGTTTTTGATATTCTGGTAAAGGGAACTTTTTTTGCTGTACAGCAAGTTTTACCTTTAATGCCACAAGGAAGTTCTATTATTTTAAATACGACCTTTTTAACTGATATTGGACATCCCAATATGTCAATCTATACAGCTGCAAAAGCATCGGTTCAATCTTTCATTAAAACTTTTGCTGCTGAATGTACTTCAAAAAAAATACGAGTAAACGGAATCAGTCCAGGTTATATTTCTACTAATATTTTCAATAATACTGGTATGGATCAGGAAAGTATCAAAAATACAATTGATGCTGTTACACCTACTCTTCCGTTTAAACGTTTTGGAGAAGCTTCTGAAATTGCTAAAACTGCACTTTTTCTGGCCTCAGATGATGCTTCATACATTCACGGAATTGAACTAAGAGTCGATGGCGGTTTATCAAATACAAAATCATGA
- a CDS encoding 2OG-Fe(II) oxygenase: MKTKIESQNWESITESMHENGFAILPNILTNEECEALKADYLNPNLYRKTVVMERYRFGLGEYKYFDYPLPDLIQNIRASIYPKLAPIANSWMKALNINTIFPPAHEELLKQCHDNNQLKATVLILKYGKSGFNTLHQDLYGDVYFPIQIVLFLNEPDKDFTGGEFVLTQQTPRAQSKAVVLKPKKGDILAFTTNFRPVKGSKGYYRVNMKHGVSEVHSGERFTLGIIFHDALS; encoded by the coding sequence ATGAAAACAAAAATAGAATCTCAAAACTGGGAAAGCATCACCGAATCTATGCACGAAAATGGTTTTGCCATCCTTCCAAATATCCTGACCAATGAAGAATGTGAAGCTTTAAAAGCTGATTACCTTAATCCTAATTTGTATCGAAAAACGGTTGTTATGGAACGCTATAGGTTTGGTTTGGGCGAATACAAATATTTCGATTATCCCCTGCCTGATTTAATTCAGAACATTCGGGCATCAATTTATCCAAAACTGGCTCCAATTGCCAATTCGTGGATGAAAGCGTTAAATATTAACACCATTTTTCCGCCGGCGCATGAAGAATTATTAAAACAATGCCACGATAATAATCAGCTTAAAGCAACGGTTTTAATTTTAAAATATGGTAAAAGCGGATTTAATACGCTGCATCAGGATTTATATGGTGATGTTTATTTCCCAATTCAAATTGTGCTTTTCCTAAATGAACCGGATAAAGATTTTACCGGAGGCGAATTTGTCTTAACACAGCAAACGCCAAGAGCGCAATCAAAAGCTGTTGTTTTAAAACCAAAAAAAGGAGACATCCTGGCTTTCACAACCAATTTCCGTCCGGTAAAAGGATCAAAAGGGTATTATCGGGTGAATATGAAACATGGTGTAAGCGAGGTTCATTCTGGAGAAAGATTTACTTTGGGGATTATTTTCCATGACGCTCTTTCATAA
- a CDS encoding Ada metal-binding domain-containing protein has product MIKHNQTQDSDLRNKIKNGEICFGGNQKLRIYGTLKCSSGKRMKRENRIFFSSENEAKENGFRPCGHCMKPEYQKWKNGLI; this is encoded by the coding sequence ATGATTAAACATAATCAAACTCAAGATTCAGATCTTCGGAATAAAATTAAAAATGGCGAAATTTGCTTTGGCGGCAACCAAAAATTAAGAATCTACGGAACACTTAAATGTTCTTCGGGAAAAAGAATGAAACGCGAAAACCGGATTTTCTTTTCTTCTGAAAATGAAGCCAAAGAAAATGGATTCAGACCTTGCGGACATTGTATGAAACCGGAATATCAAAAATGGAAAAATGGACTTATTTAA
- a CDS encoding alpha-ketoglutarate-dependent dioxygenase AlkB family protein: MDLFNPESNENTNLLPKDGTVNYYGKIFSRDQADFYRDILLHTIEWKNDEAIIFGQLITTKRKVAWYGDKEFEYTYSNTTKKALPWTKELLELKRIVEEKTGETFNSCLLNLYHSGEEGMAWHSDAEKDLKKNGAIGSVSFGAERKFAFKHKESKETVSLILEHGSVLVMKDETQTYWLHRLPPTKTTQKPRVNLTFRTIVR; this comes from the coding sequence ATGGACTTATTTAATCCTGAATCAAACGAAAACACAAATCTGCTTCCAAAAGACGGAACGGTGAATTATTACGGAAAAATATTCTCAAGAGATCAGGCTGATTTCTATCGTGATATTTTATTACATACAATTGAATGGAAAAATGATGAAGCGATTATCTTCGGACAATTAATTACTACCAAACGTAAAGTGGCCTGGTACGGCGATAAGGAGTTTGAATATACCTATTCGAATACCACCAAAAAGGCGCTTCCGTGGACAAAAGAGCTTTTAGAGTTAAAAAGAATTGTTGAAGAAAAAACAGGAGAAACGTTTAATTCCTGTCTGCTTAACTTATATCATTCTGGAGAAGAAGGAATGGCATGGCACAGCGATGCCGAAAAAGATTTAAAGAAAAACGGAGCAATTGGATCTGTAAGTTTTGGTGCCGAACGCAAGTTTGCTTTTAAACATAAAGAATCTAAAGAAACCGTTTCTCTGATTCTCGAACACGGCAGTGTATTGGTAATGAAAGATGAAACCCAGACATACTGGCTTCATCGGCTCCCGCCTACCAAAACAACTCAGAAACCCAGAGTTAATCTGACTTTTAGAACTATTGTCCGCTAA
- a CDS encoding NUDIX hydrolase, whose amino-acid sequence MLNDILDNSHNYQPGLSIDCVIFGFHDNQLKVLLIKVNQNNKWSLPGGFIPINEDIDTAAVTVLNQRTGVEGVFLRQFGAFGNVKRNEHHFDKKVFKSLKIDPEKGKWLTQRFVTLGYYALVDFLKTIPNSGQYETAEWIDHKEVPELILDHKEILDKALDTLRTELNLMPVGYNLLPEKFTIPELQKLYETILDRKLDRRNFFRKITNIGILVKLDEKKNNVAHKAPYLYSFDKEKYDEVLKNGLNQGW is encoded by the coding sequence ATGCTAAACGATATTCTTGATAACAGTCATAATTATCAGCCCGGTCTTTCGATCGATTGTGTGATCTTTGGATTTCATGATAACCAGCTGAAGGTATTGCTGATCAAAGTAAACCAGAATAATAAATGGTCGTTACCCGGCGGTTTTATACCTATAAATGAAGATATTGATACTGCAGCAGTAACAGTTTTAAACCAAAGAACCGGCGTCGAAGGTGTTTTTTTAAGACAGTTTGGGGCGTTTGGAAATGTAAAACGAAATGAACACCATTTTGATAAAAAGGTTTTTAAAAGTTTGAAAATAGATCCCGAAAAAGGAAAATGGCTTACACAGCGATTTGTTACTCTTGGATATTATGCATTGGTAGATTTTTTAAAGACGATTCCAAACTCTGGTCAGTATGAAACTGCAGAGTGGATTGACCATAAAGAAGTTCCGGAACTGATCCTGGATCACAAGGAAATTCTGGACAAAGCCCTTGATACCCTGAGGACCGAATTGAATTTGATGCCCGTTGGATACAATCTCCTTCCTGAGAAATTTACAATTCCGGAACTTCAAAAATTGTACGAAACAATTTTGGACAGGAAACTCGACAGAAGAAATTTTTTTAGAAAAATAACCAATATAGGAATTCTGGTTAAACTTGACGAAAAGAAAAATAATGTCGCACACAAAGCGCCTTATTTATATTCTTTTGATAAAGAAAAATACGATGAGGTTCTAAAAAACGGGTTGAACCAAGGCTGGTAG
- a CDS encoding glycoside hydrolase family 3 N-terminal domain-containing protein has protein sequence MKKLTTLTLLMVSFFVTAQQQTIDQKVNDLLKKMTIEEKIGQLNQYTGDNSATGPITINPNKQAEIKAGLIGSMLNVIGTKYTRQYQELAMQSRLKIPLLFGQDVIHGYKTTFPLPLAEAASWDLQVIEMAARVAATEAAASGIHWTFAPMVDISRDPRWGRVMEGAGEDTYLGSKIAYARVKGFQGNKLGDLNSVMACVKHFAAYGAAVGGRDYNSVDMSERMLFETYLPPFKAALDAGAATFMNSFNDINGIPATGNAHLQRDILKGKWNFQGFVVSDWGSIGEMVAHGYSKDLKEAAYSAITAGSDMDMESNAYRYNLTQLVKEGRVSVDLIDDAVKRILRKKFELGLFDDPYKYSDEKRAEKALNNPEHRKAALEAAQKSIVLLKNENQTLPISKSVKTIAFIGPMVKEYKENMGFWSVELPEVDYNKWIVSQWDGLQNKVGKNTKLLYAKGCEIEGNNKDGFAEAVATAKQADVVILSIGERRDQSGEAKSRSDIHLPGVQEDLVKEIQATGKPVVVLINAGRPLVFNWTADNVPAILYTWWLGTEAGNAIANVLFGDYNPSGKLPMTFPREVGQIPIYYNHFSTGRPAKTETETNYVSAYIDLKNSPKFPFGYGLSYTTFDYSGLKLSASKIKSGETIKVSFQLKNTGKASGEEVVQLYLKDKFGSVVRPVLELRDFQKVKLNAGESKTIEFTIDKEKLSFYNDKLEWTAEPGDFEVMIGASSADIKLRSDFELLAN, from the coding sequence ATGAAAAAACTAACCACTCTAACCTTGCTTATGGTGTCATTTTTTGTCACCGCCCAACAACAAACCATAGATCAAAAAGTCAATGATCTGTTGAAAAAAATGACTATCGAAGAAAAAATAGGACAACTTAATCAGTACACAGGAGATAATTCTGCGACCGGACCTATTACCATTAATCCCAACAAACAGGCAGAGATAAAAGCCGGCTTAATTGGATCGATGCTTAACGTAATCGGAACCAAATATACCAGACAATATCAGGAACTGGCCATGCAGTCACGCCTTAAAATCCCGCTGTTATTTGGCCAGGATGTAATTCATGGTTATAAAACCACTTTTCCGCTTCCGCTCGCAGAGGCTGCCAGCTGGGATTTACAAGTGATAGAAATGGCCGCAAGAGTAGCCGCAACCGAAGCTGCTGCAAGCGGTATTCACTGGACATTTGCGCCAATGGTAGACATTAGCCGAGATCCGCGCTGGGGGCGTGTAATGGAAGGTGCAGGAGAAGATACCTATTTAGGATCTAAAATTGCTTATGCAAGAGTAAAAGGTTTTCAGGGAAATAAATTAGGCGATTTAAATTCGGTTATGGCCTGCGTAAAGCACTTTGCCGCTTACGGAGCTGCTGTTGGAGGAAGAGATTACAACTCGGTTGATATGAGTGAAAGAATGCTTTTTGAAACCTATCTGCCGCCTTTTAAAGCTGCTTTAGATGCCGGAGCTGCAACTTTTATGAATTCATTTAACGACATAAACGGAATTCCCGCAACCGGAAATGCACATCTGCAGCGAGATATTCTAAAAGGAAAATGGAACTTTCAGGGATTTGTAGTTTCAGACTGGGGGTCAATTGGCGAAATGGTTGCGCATGGTTATTCAAAAGATTTAAAAGAAGCTGCATATTCTGCCATTACTGCCGGAAGCGATATGGACATGGAAAGTAATGCATACCGATATAATCTGACCCAGCTGGTAAAAGAAGGCAGAGTATCTGTTGATTTAATTGATGATGCTGTAAAACGTATTCTTCGCAAGAAATTCGAACTGGGTTTATTTGACGATCCTTATAAATACTCTGATGAAAAACGTGCTGAAAAAGCATTGAACAACCCGGAACACAGAAAAGCAGCGCTTGAAGCAGCCCAGAAAAGTATTGTTCTGTTAAAGAATGAAAACCAGACGCTGCCTATTTCGAAAAGCGTAAAAACAATTGCTTTTATTGGCCCAATGGTAAAGGAATACAAAGAAAACATGGGATTCTGGTCTGTAGAACTTCCGGAAGTAGATTACAATAAATGGATTGTTTCGCAATGGGACGGTTTGCAGAATAAAGTGGGAAAAAATACCAAGCTGCTTTACGCAAAAGGCTGTGAAATAGAAGGAAATAACAAAGACGGTTTTGCCGAAGCAGTTGCTACTGCCAAACAAGCTGATGTTGTTATTTTGAGTATTGGTGAAAGACGCGACCAGAGCGGCGAAGCTAAAAGCCGAAGCGATATTCACCTGCCGGGCGTTCAGGAAGATTTAGTAAAAGAAATCCAGGCAACAGGAAAACCGGTTGTAGTGCTTATAAATGCCGGAAGACCGCTTGTTTTTAACTGGACAGCAGATAATGTTCCAGCCATTCTTTACACTTGGTGGCTGGGTACAGAAGCAGGAAATGCCATTGCGAATGTTTTATTTGGAGATTATAATCCGTCAGGAAAACTGCCTATGACATTCCCAAGAGAAGTAGGGCAGATTCCTATTTACTATAACCATTTTAGTACAGGAAGACCGGCTAAAACAGAAACAGAAACCAATTATGTTTCGGCCTATATTGACTTAAAAAACTCACCTAAATTTCCTTTTGGATATGGGTTGAGCTACACCACATTTGATTATTCAGGTTTGAAATTATCTGCATCAAAAATAAAAAGCGGTGAAACCATTAAAGTTTCTTTTCAGTTGAAAAACACTGGAAAAGCATCCGGAGAAGAAGTTGTACAATTGTATCTGAAAGATAAATTTGGATCTGTGGTGCGCCCGGTTTTGGAATTAAGAGATTTCCAAAAAGTGAAACTGAATGCAGGAGAATCAAAAACAATCGAATTTACAATTGACAAAGAAAAATTATCTTTCTACAATGACAAATTAGAATGGACAGCAGAGCCCGGAGATTTTGAAGTTATGATAGGCGCTTCGTCTGCCGATATAAAATTAAGATCAGATTTTGAATTACTTGCGAATTAG
- a CDS encoding endonuclease/exonuclease/phosphatase family protein, which yields MKKISKIGLVVFLLFVSGIFYGQNLKIMTYNIRLDVASDGENAWPNRKEYFTSQIQFYSPDIFGVQEATPGQVDYIASALTDYNKFGIGREEGGLGEACTIYYKKDRFKLEDSNTFWLSETPDKVSRGWDAACNRVCTYGLFKDLKTKKSFYVFNIHLDHMGEEARIKGVQLVLSKMAALNTKKYPAFLMGDFNSEPSTPQIAEIKKVMDDTKDISKEKPFGPSGTFNDFKHNEPVTLLLDYIFISKNSGLKVEKHAVLSDSKDLKYPSDHLPVYIEIK from the coding sequence ATGAAAAAGATAAGCAAAATTGGATTAGTAGTATTTTTACTTTTTGTAAGTGGAATTTTTTATGGTCAGAATTTAAAAATTATGACTTATAATATTCGTTTGGATGTAGCCTCTGATGGAGAAAATGCATGGCCAAACCGAAAAGAATATTTTACTTCTCAAATACAATTTTACAGTCCCGATATTTTCGGGGTTCAGGAAGCAACACCGGGTCAGGTTGATTACATTGCATCGGCTTTAACAGATTATAATAAATTTGGCATCGGAAGAGAAGAAGGAGGATTAGGAGAAGCCTGTACGATTTATTATAAAAAAGACCGTTTTAAGCTTGAAGATTCGAATACATTCTGGCTTTCAGAAACACCAGATAAAGTGTCAAGAGGATGGGATGCCGCCTGTAATAGAGTCTGCACTTACGGACTTTTTAAAGATTTAAAAACTAAAAAATCATTCTATGTATTTAATATACATTTAGATCACATGGGTGAAGAAGCAAGAATAAAAGGAGTACAGCTGGTACTTTCAAAAATGGCAGCATTAAATACTAAAAAATATCCGGCGTTTTTAATGGGAGATTTCAATTCAGAACCCAGTACTCCTCAAATAGCTGAAATTAAAAAAGTAATGGATGACACTAAAGATATTTCAAAAGAAAAACCATTTGGACCATCCGGAACATTTAATGATTTTAAACATAATGAACCCGTGACCCTATTACTGGATTATATCTTCATCTCTAAAAACAGCGGACTGAAAGTTGAAAAACATGCGGTTTTAAGTGATTCTAAAGATTTGAAATACCCTTCGGATCATTTGCCTGTGTATATAGAAATTAAATAA